From Humisphaera borealis, the proteins below share one genomic window:
- a CDS encoding glycosyltransferase family 2 protein translates to MRPALSILVPAYNAERFVRSAMESISRQTFGDFEVIIVNDGSTDGTLNVLRRHADSDGRFKIISRANQGLTRSLNEALAASQGDIIGRMDADDIALPTRLASQMRFLADHPKVVAAGTAALITDPGGLPIVKAFTYTSHDDIDRVHLEKATSAIAHPSAVVRRSALDRVGGYRPELEPAEDLDLWLRLAEVGELANLPEVHLRYRLHMSSVSARRTGEQRSQSRRAVTEACNRRSIPVPPDPNTASVSDTVLPMQQWARTAAQNGYFRSAWTLAMRAVNQAPRNLESWRVLALAAMGENARHLRDAWKILRLSRVRD, encoded by the coding sequence ATGCGACCTGCTCTCTCGATCCTCGTCCCAGCCTATAACGCTGAGAGGTTTGTGCGATCCGCGATGGAGAGTATTTCTCGACAGACGTTCGGCGACTTTGAAGTGATTATTGTCAATGACGGCTCGACCGATGGAACGCTCAATGTACTCCGACGACACGCGGATTCCGATGGTCGCTTCAAGATCATTAGCCGAGCGAACCAGGGCCTGACTCGATCGCTCAACGAGGCGTTGGCAGCGTCGCAAGGCGACATCATCGGTCGGATGGACGCCGATGACATTGCTCTTCCAACCCGTCTTGCTTCGCAGATGCGATTCCTGGCTGACCATCCGAAGGTGGTTGCGGCGGGAACGGCAGCTTTGATCACTGATCCCGGCGGACTTCCAATTGTCAAGGCCTTCACCTACACGTCGCATGACGACATCGACCGTGTTCACCTCGAAAAGGCAACATCGGCGATTGCACACCCATCGGCTGTTGTTCGGCGATCGGCACTCGACCGAGTTGGCGGATACCGTCCGGAACTTGAACCGGCGGAGGACTTAGACCTTTGGTTGCGCCTGGCCGAAGTCGGCGAACTCGCCAACCTCCCGGAAGTTCACCTTCGATACCGGCTTCACATGTCCAGCGTGAGCGCCAGACGGACTGGCGAACAACGAAGCCAATCGCGGCGGGCGGTGACCGAAGCCTGCAATCGGCGGAGCATCCCAGTGCCGCCGGATCCAAATACTGCTAGTGTATCAGACACAGTTCTTCCGATGCAGCAGTGGGCTCGAACTGCTGCACAAAATGGATACTTTCGCTCAGCTTGGACACTCGCCATGCGAGCCGTGAATCAGGCGCCGCGAAACCTCGAGTCGTGGCGAGTGCTTGCACTTGCCGCGATGGGGGAGAACGCGCGTCATTTACGCGATGCATGGAAGATTCTCCGACTGAGTCGGGTTCGCGATTGA
- a CDS encoding NAD-dependent epimerase/dehydratase family protein — protein sequence MNNMPNGRIAVLGAAGEIGARLVLKLMNERRQVRAISRSRGARLGRWPSIDFHATGMSDEAALEAALRGCDAVVNCYVDKGLAGGDSALIERNLKGCMLALKIAQRVGVRRFIQVSSIAVLPPKLTQGALENELQYSRDSDWYTQVKVQTEKLFTVMVPGIDVVVVRPGIVYGPYLSWSRLAFRRAVEGAIAMPEPDAGICHAVHVDDLTRLLVHCADADKLSRRVLYGVNPEILRWTQYFDEHARVIGQPRRTVGYSQANLIAIARRPTGVREIAKWAFNSPLIPESLRNSAILGRLAGRARKLPAREISIAVTNSAGTITWPTSFEIDLFQSDAIFASTITGGADGFEYSIPFTTGVKSAGDWWNDIPG from the coding sequence ATGAACAATATGCCGAACGGAAGAATCGCCGTACTGGGTGCCGCGGGTGAAATCGGGGCACGCTTGGTGTTGAAGCTCATGAACGAGCGCCGCCAGGTACGTGCCATCTCACGCAGTCGCGGGGCGCGTCTGGGTCGCTGGCCGAGCATCGACTTCCATGCAACTGGCATGTCCGACGAGGCCGCGCTTGAAGCAGCGCTCCGCGGTTGCGATGCGGTGGTCAACTGCTATGTAGATAAGGGACTCGCTGGGGGCGACTCGGCGTTGATCGAGCGCAATCTTAAAGGCTGCATGCTTGCGTTGAAGATTGCCCAACGGGTCGGCGTCCGGCGTTTTATTCAGGTCAGCAGCATTGCCGTACTTCCCCCCAAGTTGACACAAGGCGCTCTGGAAAACGAGCTCCAATACTCCCGCGACTCTGATTGGTATACTCAGGTGAAGGTCCAAACAGAGAAGCTCTTTACGGTGATGGTGCCGGGAATCGACGTCGTAGTCGTCCGTCCCGGAATCGTGTACGGTCCGTACCTGTCGTGGTCGCGGTTGGCATTCCGCCGGGCGGTGGAAGGCGCTATCGCGATGCCGGAGCCTGATGCCGGCATCTGCCATGCTGTTCACGTCGACGATCTCACCCGGTTGTTGGTGCATTGTGCCGATGCCGACAAACTAAGTCGCCGCGTCCTTTACGGGGTCAATCCGGAAATCTTGCGATGGACTCAGTATTTTGACGAGCATGCGAGAGTGATCGGACAGCCGCGAAGAACGGTTGGTTACTCGCAGGCGAACCTCATCGCGATAGCACGCAGGCCGACTGGTGTGCGTGAGATCGCAAAGTGGGCCTTCAACTCCCCGTTGATACCCGAGTCGCTGCGCAATTCTGCGATACTCGGACGATTGGCCGGGCGAGCACGGAAACTTCCGGCAAGGGAGATTAGCATCGCTGTAACGAACAGCGCAGGGACTATCACTTGGCCGACCTCTTTCGAAATCGATTTGTTTCAGAGTGACGCGATCTTTGCTAGCACTATCACGGGGGGAGCAGACGGCTTTGAGTATTCGATCCCTTTCACCACGGGGGTCAAGTCGGCTGGAGATTGGTGGAACGACATACCCGGGTGA
- a CDS encoding Gfo/Idh/MocA family protein, giving the protein MKDISQLKLGVIGAGEIFRNYHLAAVQELGLRLAAVGDTSDKAIDAIRGRVSEGTRFVRTCTEVVAAGIDCLLICTPTGLHAEHVRLALESGVHVLVEKPLACTGNDATALLELAQRKDLQLQTGYYRRYHPASQRVKVLIRTLELGRPRRCIVRAGSPMSGAPALLFDPILSGGGVLMDYGVHVIDQLLYWFDSIETTSYSDDAFDGGMEANCLIGIKSTLGGVEVPTEVRLSRTHDIGYTADIEFDHVIASYHLNEGNRLTFKSRETSMLEGRPLNLHEDVVVSQRVPATMYFTEQLKRFLTSVLNKHADDIASPIDSVRVSRFVEECYRGVTGKLQFACGW; this is encoded by the coding sequence TTGAAAGACATTTCACAATTGAAACTGGGCGTAATCGGTGCCGGTGAGATATTCCGAAATTACCACCTTGCCGCGGTGCAGGAACTAGGTCTTCGGCTTGCGGCGGTCGGTGACACTAGTGACAAGGCGATCGACGCCATCAGGGGTCGCGTTTCGGAAGGAACGCGCTTCGTGAGGACCTGTACCGAAGTCGTCGCGGCGGGGATCGACTGCCTGTTGATCTGCACGCCCACCGGATTGCACGCAGAACACGTTCGGCTCGCCTTGGAGAGTGGCGTCCACGTCTTAGTCGAGAAGCCGTTGGCGTGTACTGGGAACGACGCGACCGCCCTCTTGGAACTAGCCCAGCGAAAAGATTTACAACTCCAGACAGGTTATTACCGGCGGTACCACCCAGCGAGTCAGAGGGTGAAGGTGTTGATAAGAACTTTGGAGCTTGGACGGCCGCGCCGTTGCATCGTCCGGGCCGGCAGTCCCATGTCAGGTGCTCCGGCACTCTTATTTGATCCGATTCTGAGTGGCGGTGGAGTACTGATGGATTACGGTGTCCACGTCATAGACCAGCTCCTGTACTGGTTCGATTCTATCGAAACGACCAGCTATTCCGACGACGCCTTCGATGGAGGAATGGAAGCAAATTGCCTTATCGGGATTAAGTCGACTCTAGGAGGCGTGGAGGTTCCCACCGAGGTACGACTTAGCCGTACTCATGACATTGGCTATACGGCTGATATTGAGTTTGATCACGTCATCGCATCTTACCACCTCAACGAGGGCAATCGTCTTACCTTCAAATCGCGCGAGACCTCGATGCTCGAAGGCCGACCATTAAACCTTCACGAAGACGTGGTGGTATCTCAGCGAGTACCGGCCACGATGTACTTTACCGAGCAGCTGAAACGATTTTTGACCTCGGTTCTCAATAAGCACGCGGACGATATCGCCAGTCCCATTGATTCCGTGCGAGTCAGCAGGTTCGTCGAGGAATGCTACCGCGGCGTGACTGGAAAACTACAATTCGCGTGCGGTTGGTGA